The Ancylobacter sp. WKF20 genome contains a region encoding:
- a CDS encoding amino acid ABC transporter permease, which translates to MSLTFDDGTFIRADLVTPLPPPTRNLGPIGWMRENLFSGFFHTILTLAGIGVALLIFPPLIRFLLIDAVWTGQNREACLGPNVGACWPFVHAKFGQFIYGFYPFAERWRPNIVFALGAILLVPLLVPSAPYKRLNSLLFFAVYPVVAFVLLTGGNINASAFFLERFGLISPLTGGATVAGLNLTFWVDLLLTAFLVAGIIGGIIAGLGGAGLAAARSTLLVFAGFAVVVFAWDVDVGLDYVETRQWGGLLVTLVIAVTGIVASLPLGIALALGRRSQMPVVRLLSVIFIEFWRGVPLITVLFFATYMLPLFLPQGANPDALLRALVGVALFSAAYMAEVVRGGLQAIPKGQYEGAMAMGLTWSQMMRLIILPQALTLVIPGIVNSFISLFKDTTLVLIVSIFDFLGQLRASFTDPNWASPVTLYTGFAFAGLVYFFFCFGMSRYSLFVERRLNTSHRR; encoded by the coding sequence ATGAGTCTGACCTTCGACGACGGCACCTTCATCCGGGCCGACCTCGTAACGCCGCTGCCGCCGCCCACGCGCAATCTCGGGCCCATCGGCTGGATGCGGGAGAACCTGTTCTCCGGCTTCTTCCACACGATCCTCACCCTCGCCGGCATCGGCGTGGCGCTGCTGATTTTCCCGCCGCTGATCCGCTTCCTGCTGATCGACGCGGTGTGGACCGGACAGAACCGCGAGGCCTGCCTCGGGCCGAATGTTGGTGCCTGCTGGCCCTTCGTCCATGCCAAGTTCGGCCAGTTCATCTACGGCTTTTACCCGTTCGCCGAACGCTGGCGGCCCAACATCGTCTTCGCGCTGGGGGCCATCCTCCTGGTCCCGCTGCTGGTGCCGAGCGCACCGTATAAGCGGCTGAATTCGCTGCTGTTCTTCGCGGTCTACCCGGTCGTGGCCTTTGTCCTGCTGACCGGCGGCAACATCAACGCTTCCGCCTTCTTCCTAGAGCGTTTCGGCCTTATCAGCCCGCTGACCGGCGGGGCGACGGTGGCCGGGCTGAACCTCACCTTCTGGGTCGATCTGCTGCTCACCGCCTTCCTCGTCGCGGGTATCATCGGCGGTATCATCGCCGGCCTCGGCGGCGCCGGCCTTGCGGCGGCGCGCAGCACGCTGCTGGTCTTCGCCGGCTTCGCGGTGGTGGTTTTTGCCTGGGACGTCGATGTCGGCCTCGACTATGTCGAGACCCGGCAGTGGGGCGGGCTGTTGGTGACGCTGGTGATCGCGGTTACCGGCATCGTCGCTTCGCTGCCGCTGGGTATCGCGTTGGCGCTGGGGCGGCGCTCGCAGATGCCCGTCGTGCGGCTGCTTTCGGTGATCTTCATCGAGTTCTGGCGCGGCGTGCCGCTGATTACTGTACTGTTCTTCGCGACGTATATGCTGCCGCTGTTCCTGCCGCAGGGCGCCAACCCGGACGCGCTGCTGCGTGCGTTGGTGGGTGTCGCGCTGTTCTCCGCCGCCTATATGGCGGAGGTGGTGCGCGGTGGCCTGCAGGCCATTCCGAAGGGCCAGTATGAGGGCGCGATGGCGATGGGGCTGACCTGGAGCCAGATGATGCGGCTCATCATCCTGCCGCAGGCGCTGACCCTGGTCATTCCGGGAATCGTGAACAGTTTCATCAGCTTGTTCAAGGATACGACGCTGGTGCTGATCGTCTCGATCTTCGATTTCCTCGGCCAGCTCCGCGCGTCCTTCACCGACCCGAACTGGGCGAGCCCGGTGACGCTCTACACCGGCTTCGCCTTTGCCGGCCTCGTCTACTTCTTCTTCTGCTTCGGCATGTCGCGCTACTCGCTCTTCGTGGAGCGCCGCCTCAACACCTCCCACCGCCGCTGA
- a CDS encoding amino acid ABC transporter substrate-binding protein gives MKRLISTFAVAGALGLAATGAQAATKLEQVKSKGFIQCGVSQGLPGFSTPDDKGNWTGLDVDFCRAVAAAVFGDANKVKYTPLSAKDRFTALQSGDIDILSRNTTWTITRDTSLGLNFTGVTYYDGQGFMIRKDKKVNSAMELSGASICTQTGTTTEQNLADFFRANNMTYEVIAFATNDEVVKAYDAGRCDVLTTDRSGLAGERLKLTNPDDHIVLPEIISKEPLGPVVAHGDDQWFDIVKWVLFAQLNAEELGVTSKNVDDQLKSSANPEVKRLLGTEGKFGEGMGIGNDWAYQVVKGVGNYGEMYDKNVGPSTPLKLARGVNALWSKGGLQYAPPIR, from the coding sequence ATGAAACGCCTCATTTCCACGTTTGCCGTCGCGGGCGCCCTTGGCCTCGCGGCCACCGGCGCGCAGGCTGCGACGAAGCTCGAGCAGGTGAAGTCCAAGGGCTTCATCCAGTGCGGCGTCAGCCAGGGCCTGCCCGGTTTCTCGACGCCCGACGACAAGGGCAACTGGACCGGCCTCGACGTGGATTTCTGTCGCGCCGTTGCCGCGGCGGTGTTCGGCGATGCCAACAAGGTCAAGTACACGCCTCTGTCGGCCAAGGATCGCTTCACCGCGCTGCAGTCCGGCGACATCGATATTCTGTCGCGTAACACCACCTGGACCATCACGCGCGATACCTCGCTCGGTCTCAACTTCACCGGCGTGACCTATTATGACGGCCAGGGCTTCATGATCCGCAAGGACAAGAAGGTGAACTCGGCCATGGAGCTCTCGGGCGCCTCGATCTGCACGCAGACCGGCACCACCACCGAGCAGAACCTCGCCGACTTCTTCCGCGCCAACAACATGACCTATGAGGTCATCGCCTTCGCCACCAACGACGAAGTGGTCAAGGCTTATGACGCCGGCCGCTGCGACGTGCTCACGACCGACCGTTCGGGCCTCGCCGGCGAGCGTCTCAAGCTGACGAACCCGGACGACCACATCGTTCTCCCAGAGATCATCTCCAAGGAGCCGCTCGGCCCGGTGGTCGCGCATGGTGACGACCAGTGGTTCGACATCGTGAAGTGGGTGCTGTTCGCCCAGCTCAACGCCGAAGAGCTCGGCGTGACCTCGAAGAACGTCGACGACCAGCTCAAGTCCTCGGCCAATCCCGAGGTCAAGCGCCTGCTCGGCACCGAAGGCAAGTTCGGTGAGGGCATGGGCATCGGCAATGACTGGGCCTATCAGGTCGTCAAGGGCGTCGGCAATTACGGCGAGATGTACGACAAGAATGTCGGCCCCAGCACCCCCCTCAAGCTGGCCCGCGGCGTGAACGCGCTGTGGAGCAAGGGCGGCCTGCAGTACGCCCCGCCGATCCGCTGA
- a CDS encoding amino acid ABC transporter permease has translation MTDLAAPASGGKTSFINDPKVRSIGLQIIALIVVVFLGWMFVDNASQNLAAQKIATGFGFLDNTAGFGINQTLIPYSETSTYGRAFFVGLLNTLLVAVVGIILGTVIGFLVGIGRLSKNFVVRLLSTIYVEVLRNLPPLFQILFWYLAVLSAMPNPRQSINLFNEIYISNRGLIVPRPIFGDGTGVVLWAIGAAILAVILLSYWSRARQEETGRRLPMLPIGLAILILVPTVAMFATDFPITIERPELKGFNFVGGVRVIPEFVALTVALATYTAAFIAENVRAGIQAVSHGQTEAAHSLGLKNSQTLRLVVIPQAMRVIIPPLTSQYLNLTKNSSLAVGIGYPDLVAVFAGTTLNQTGQAIEIVAMTMGVYLLLSIITSIIMNAYNKRVALVER, from the coding sequence ATGACGGACTTGGCCGCGCCCGCGTCTGGCGGGAAGACTTCTTTCATCAACGACCCAAAGGTGCGCAGCATAGGGCTGCAGATCATAGCCTTGATCGTGGTCGTTTTTCTGGGCTGGATGTTCGTCGACAATGCCAGCCAGAACCTGGCGGCGCAGAAGATCGCGACCGGTTTCGGCTTTCTCGACAACACCGCCGGCTTCGGCATCAACCAGACGCTCATTCCCTATAGCGAGACGTCGACCTATGGCCGGGCCTTCTTTGTCGGCCTGCTGAACACCCTTCTGGTCGCGGTGGTCGGCATCATCCTAGGCACCGTCATCGGCTTCCTGGTCGGCATCGGCCGCCTCTCCAAGAACTTCGTCGTGCGCCTCCTGTCGACGATCTATGTCGAGGTGCTGCGCAACCTGCCGCCGCTGTTCCAGATCCTGTTCTGGTACCTCGCGGTGCTCAGCGCGATGCCCAATCCGCGGCAGAGCATCAATCTTTTCAACGAGATCTACATCTCCAACCGCGGCCTTATCGTTCCCCGCCCGATCTTCGGCGATGGAACGGGCGTGGTGCTGTGGGCGATCGGCGCGGCTATCCTCGCCGTCATCCTGCTCAGTTACTGGTCGCGCGCGCGGCAGGAGGAGACCGGGCGCCGGCTGCCCATGCTGCCCATCGGGCTTGCCATCCTCATCCTCGTGCCGACGGTGGCGATGTTCGCCACGGACTTCCCGATCACCATCGAGCGCCCGGAACTCAAGGGCTTCAACTTCGTCGGCGGTGTGCGGGTCATTCCCGAATTCGTCGCGCTCACCGTGGCGCTGGCGACCTATACCGCCGCCTTCATCGCGGAAAATGTGCGCGCCGGCATTCAGGCGGTCAGCCATGGCCAGACGGAAGCCGCCCATTCGCTGGGGCTGAAGAACAGCCAGACCTTGCGGCTTGTGGTCATTCCGCAGGCGATGCGGGTGATCATTCCCCCGCTGACCAGCCAGTATCTCAACCTCACCAAGAACTCGTCGCTCGCCGTGGGCATCGGTTACCCCGACCTCGTCGCGGTCTTTGCCGGCACCACGCTGAACCAGACCGGTCAGGCGATCGAGATCGTGGCGATGACCATGGGCGTCTATCTGCTGCTGTCCATCATCACCTCCATCATCATGAACGCCTACAACAAGCGCGTCGCGCTCGTGGAACGGTGA
- the metC gene encoding cystathionine beta-lyase, giving the protein MASVRKDAPPSTYSLETDLVLLGRDPARFDGFVNTPIVRGSTVLSPTVADLEGHTGRYTYGRRGNPTVEALEKALTQLEGGAGVVLTPSGLSAVSVALLSVLQAGDHLLMTDSAYLPTRQFCNGVLRRYGVETTYYDPLVGGGIAGLIRPNTRAVFLESPGSQSFEVQDVPAIIEALRGTDILTLIDNTWATPLYFRPHDVGVDISIQAGTKYLSGHSDLNIGTISATARSYPRVKQTHGDLGITVAPEDAFLGARGLRTMAVRLARHQESALTVARWLASRPEVLRVLHPGLPEHPGHALWKRDFKGATGLFSIILQPVPKAAVDAFLDSLALFGLGYSWGGFESLAIPFDCRTYRTATQWEPGGPGVRIHIGLEDPADLIADLEQGFGRLRDVAG; this is encoded by the coding sequence ATGGCTTCAGTTCGCAAAGACGCGCCGCCCTCCACGTATTCCCTGGAAACCGACCTCGTGCTGCTTGGGCGCGACCCCGCGCGGTTTGACGGCTTCGTGAATACGCCGATCGTGCGTGGCTCCACCGTGCTGTCGCCGACGGTCGCCGACCTTGAGGGCCACACGGGCCGCTACACCTATGGGCGGCGCGGGAACCCCACGGTCGAGGCGCTGGAAAAGGCCCTGACGCAGCTTGAGGGCGGCGCTGGCGTGGTGCTCACGCCATCCGGCCTGTCGGCGGTCAGCGTCGCGCTGCTCTCCGTGCTGCAGGCGGGCGACCACCTGCTGATGACGGACAGCGCCTATCTGCCGACACGCCAGTTCTGCAACGGCGTGCTGCGCCGCTACGGCGTCGAGACGACCTATTACGATCCCCTCGTCGGGGGGGGCATCGCCGGGCTGATCCGGCCGAACACGCGGGCGGTGTTCCTGGAGTCGCCGGGCTCGCAGTCCTTCGAGGTGCAGGACGTCCCGGCGATTATCGAGGCGCTGCGCGGCACCGACATACTGACGCTGATCGACAACACCTGGGCGACGCCGCTGTATTTTCGCCCCCATGATGTAGGGGTGGACATCTCCATCCAGGCCGGCACCAAATATCTGAGCGGCCACTCCGATCTGAACATCGGAACGATCTCCGCCACGGCGCGCAGCTATCCGCGCGTGAAGCAGACCCATGGCGACCTCGGCATCACCGTCGCCCCCGAGGACGCCTTTCTGGGCGCGCGCGGGCTCCGAACCATGGCGGTACGCCTTGCCCGGCATCAGGAATCCGCGCTCACCGTGGCCCGGTGGCTTGCGTCCCGGCCGGAGGTTCTGCGGGTGCTTCATCCCGGCCTTCCGGAGCACCCCGGCCATGCGCTGTGGAAGCGGGACTTCAAAGGCGCGACCGGGCTGTTCAGCATCATTCTCCAGCCTGTGCCGAAGGCGGCGGTCGATGCCTTCCTCGACAGCCTCGCCTTGTTCGGCCTCGGCTATAGCTGGGGCGGGTTCGAGAGCCTGGCGATCCCGTTCGACTGCCGCACCTATCGCACGGCGACGCAGTGGGAGCCGGGTGGCCCCGGCGTGCGCATCCATATCGGGCTTGAAGATCCGGCGGATCTCATTGCCGATCTTGAACAGGGTTTCGGCCGGCTCCGCGACGTGGCGGGCTGA